The Montipora capricornis isolate CH-2021 chromosome 6, ASM3666992v2, whole genome shotgun sequence genome has a window encoding:
- the LOC138050870 gene encoding uncharacterized protein: MKRCNSSEDCHEFRKKEPHLQVQEVTLRGKSTQSSSSTVKSVLKRSIELKQAQRKEEEEKRKEDTASKCKDNLALKQWATILSDAGYYCEVRSLVKSMDFMPFPESKEAPCFALIVERSRDLPFSEISGPFQAARLLVYPNGEWQIDSPIVEYTRLQVGMLSMPIKSGQLIDLARKWLSEKHVLCPGLVGSDEEKLEKELGYIPKNVSVYGRNYVRSVGCKIWHVPGSNYDQMQKMCGECLECYRYVKNALAKKQSLSSSKREKRQNPSSNYAIKYLTPRSKSIRLGKTRKLRSRMTKKVRKLYKQTSIELPQEQSSELCKLVQEIENSNEGKQELETIFSEGNQLTDKKGCKAGNCVKGIWEKDRDGFFKDQRKNGEF; encoded by the coding sequence ATGAAGCGGTGTAATTCAAGTGAAGACTGTCATGAGTTCCGAAAAAAGGAGCCACATTTGCAAGTGCAAGAGGTGACTCTACGAGGAAAGTCAACTCAGTCATCATCCTCCACCGTGAAGAGCGTTTTGAAGCGGAGCATCGAACTTAAACAGGCccagagaaaagaagaagaagagaaaagaaaagaagatacCGCTTCCAAGTGCAAAGATAATCTTGCTTTAAAGCAGTGGGCAACTATCTTGTCCGATGCCGGGTATTATTGTGAGGTGAGATCACTAGTGAAGAGCATGGATTTCATGCCGTTTCCGGAATCGAAAGAAGCTCCGTGTTTTGCTCTAATCGTTGAGCGCTCCAGAGATTTGCCGTTTTCTGAAATTTCAGGCCCATTTCAGGCTGCAAGATTATTGGTATATCCAAACGGTGAATGGCAAATAGATAGCCCCATCGTAGAGTACACAAGACTCCAAGTTGGAATGTTGAGTATGCCAATTAAGTCCGGGCAACTTATTGATCTTGCTCGAAAATGGCTATCCGAAAAGCATGTGCTGTGCCCTGGTTTGGTGGGTAGTGACGAAGAAAAACTAGAAAAAGAACTGGGTTATATTCCCAAAAACGTTAGCGTTTATGGTAGAAATTATGTTCGTTCGGTTGGCTGCAAGATCTGGCATGTCCCTGGTAGCAATTACGATCAGATGCAAAAGATGTGCGGTGAGTGTCTTGAGTGCTACAGATACGTGAAGAATGCCCTTGCCAAAAAACAGTCCTTGAGCTCATCTAAACGGGAGAAGCGACAAAATCCCAGCAGCAATTATGCAATTAAGTATTTGACGCCAAGAAGTAAGTCCATTCGTCTCGGGAAAACAAGGAAACTACGATCTCGAATGACTAAAAAAGTCAGGAAACTGTACAAGCAAACGAGCATTGAATTGCCACAGGAGCAGTCGTCGGAGCTTTGTAAGCTGGTTCAGGAGATAGAAAATTCGAACGAAGGGAAGCAAGAGCTTGAAACGATTTTTAGCGAGGGGAACCAGCTCACGGATAAGAAGGGTTGCAAAGCAGGAAATTGCGTCAAGGGTATTTGGGAGAAAGATAGGGACGGTTTCtttaaagatcaaagaaaaaatggtgAGTTTTAA